In the genome of Desulfallas thermosapovorans DSM 6562, the window GGCACCATTTTGCCAGGCTGCCTCGATGGCGGGAGCCAGGCGCCGGTCACCCCGGGACAGAACAGCTTCCAAAAAGCTGCTTTGCGGATCATGCCACTTAAAAACAAGCCCCCGGCCGCGCAATAAATCCCGCAGCAAGGCCTGCTTGCGTTTCAGCTCCGCCATGGTGTTTTGAGGTTCCCACTGGAAGGCGGTATGGGATTTGGGTACAAATGAAGAAACACTGACGGTCACTTTAAGCCTCCCTTTGGCCCGCACCAGGGCATGCCCTTTGTTCAGTACCCGCCGGGCCAGATTCGCTATCCCATGTAAATCTTCATCTGTTTCCGTGGGCAGGCCGATCATAAAATAAAGTTTAATTGAATGCCAGCCCGCAGTAAAGGCCGCCTCGACGGCCTCCATCAGGTTATCCTCGGTTACCCCCTTATTAATTACATCCCTCAGGCGCTGGGTACCGGCCTCGGGAGCAAAGGTCAGGCTGGACCGGCGCACCTTTTGCACTTCCCTGGCCAGACCCACCGAAAAAGCGTCCACCCGCAGCGAGGGTAGCGAAACATTGACGCCTGCAGGGCCGTGTTGCTTAATAAGTTCACTGACCAGTGGTGCCACCCGGGAATAATCCGATGTGCTCAGGGAGGTTAGCGATATTTCCCCCCACCCGGTGGAACAGAGTAGCTCACCGGCATGGCGCAGCAGCGTTTGGGGTTCCTTTTCCCGTACCGGGCGGTAAATAACTCCGGCCTGGCAAAAGCGGCAGCCCCGGGTGCAGCCCCGCTGCACCTCCAGCATGGCCCGGTCGTGCACCGATTCTATGGCGGGCACCACCATACGGGTGGGAAAATAAGCGGCATCCATGTCCGCCACCACCCTTTTTCGCACCAGTGCGGGCACGTTTTTCCCCACCGGAGTGACCATGTGTACAGTTCCCTGCTCATTATACTCCACCCGGTATAATGACGGCACATAAAATCCGTCGCATCCGGCCAGCCGCAGCAATAAATCCCGCCGCCCCTCGCCGCTGCGCCGTGCGGACAGATAGGCGTCCAATAATTCATTTACAGCCTCCTCACCCTCACCGATAACGAATACATCGATGAAATCCGCTATGGGCTCGGGATTAAAGGCACAGGGTCCGCCGGCCACCACCAGGGGATAATCCCCCCCGGCCCGGTCCGCCGACCGCAGGGGAATACCGGCCAAATCCAGCATATTCAGTATGTTGGTAAAACTTAACTCGTACTGCAGGGTAAAACCAATAATATCAAAATCCCGCAATGGTCTGCGGGATTCCAGACTGGTAAGCGGCAAGCCCGTATTGCGCAGTTGTTCCTCCATATCAGGCCAGGGTGCGAATACCCTTTCCAGCAAGGCATCCTCGCGGTCATTGACCATCCCGTATAAAATCTGCAGTCCCAGGTGGCTCATGCCCACTTCATACACATCGGGGAAGGCGAAAGCCATTTTAACGTCTGTGCTTTGCCAATCCTTGCGCACCGCATTCCATTCGCCGCCCGAGTAGCGACCGGGCTTTTGTACCCGTCGCAGTATCTTATCCAGCTGTTTCTCCATTTCTACGGCAATCCTCCAAATTATTTGTCACATCACTAAACTACATAACTTGCCAATATATCCAGCAACGGCTATTTAAAATATACCATAAAATACAGCCCGATTGTAATTGTCAATAAGCCGGTAAAAAATTTTCATTACCTGTCGATTTTATGCAAAGCAAATCGATATTTTTATTTTACCCATTTAACTATTATTACATTTTAAAAGTTTGTCAAAAATTAACCTTTGGTGTGATATTATTTTTTAACCAGCTCGCCAACAGGTACATCGGCTCCCCTGTTCAACAGCGCATCGATAATAGTGAGCTCGTTAATTGTGCCCATATAATGCCAGCGCCGGTCCAGCACCGTCACCAGGTGAAACCGGCGGGGTAAAAAGGGTTGGATCAGCTGTCCCAGGGGGATGTTCTCCATGGCTACCAGTTGTTTAACAGGCAGTACACCTTCCCGGCGCAGTTCCTGCTGCTTGCGCATTAAAAGCTGCACAAATAAGTAGGGCGCGGCACTGCGCTCCCGGGTGGCGGCGTAAAAAAGGAAAAAGGCTGTTACCGGAATATCCAGCCCGCAGGCACCCCACCATATCCCCGGCACACTTACCAGCACGATTAGCACGGCAAATGCTTGCCCCAGCAAAGCTGTCCGGTAAGTGGCCGGGGTGATGCCAATACGGGAGGCTAGGTAGGAGCGTAAAATGCGCCCGCCGTCAAGGGGCAGGGCGGGCAAAAGGTTGAAGGCTGCCATCAGCAGGTTGCACTGCAAAAAAAATGGACCCAGGTCACTATGCCAGAGCCCGTAATTTTTTAGTGCCACAGCCAGGGTAATCATGGCCAGGTTGCTGGCGGGGCCGGCCAATGCGGTATAGGTTTCCCGCAACGGGTCCACCTGTAATTCGGTGCCGGCCCGGGCCACCCCGCCGAAGGGTAGCAGTTCAACTTCATTGGCGGTGATACCCAGGTGGCGGGCCACCAGGGCATGGGCCATTTCATGCACCAGGACCACCCCAAAGGCCACCAAACCCCGGTCCAATACCCCGGCCACAAAAAACAAAGCCAGCAAAGCCAGGAAAAAGGGGTTCAGGTAAATATCAACACCAAATACACGCCCCAGTCGCATACCGGCACCCCCTGTTATTCCCCGTTTATATCCATGCGGGCCAGCGGGTCTACCAGCTTGCCGTTTTCCCGCAGTTCAAAATGCAGCCCTCCACCGGGCACATCACCGTTCTCACCAACCGAGGCAATGGCCTGACCTGCCTGCACCTGCTGGCCTTCTTCCACAGTTACATCCGCCACACAACCATATAATGTGTAAGTCCCGGCACCATGATTGATCAATATATATTGTCCCAATTCCTTATCTTCGGCAATTCTTTCCACCTTACCGGCTAACGCGGCGTATACGGGTGCTCCCGGTGACGCGCTGATATCTATGCCGGCGTGGTACCTTTCCATATTATCCACCGGAGACTCAGTCCACCCGAACTGCCCCACCACTGTACCGGAAACCGGCAAGGACAACTCCTCCTGGACCAACCCGTCACCTGTTACGGGGCTGGCATCAATTCCCGTGCCCGGGCCGTGAATTACCGGGTTGTCCCAGTTAACCAGCTGCGCAGCCAGTTGAATTGATTTATCCAGTACCGGCCGAAAGTCCCACTGGGCCGTCAGCAAGTACCTTAAATTGTCCCGCACCTGCTCACCAACGGGATGCGGGTAATAACGCACCACCATCAGCATGGCCAGTATGACCAGTACGGCGCTGATTCTAAACAAGCCGCCGGGCCTTTTGGGGCGCTTGTAAGAAGGTGCCGGCGGGCGCCTGCCCTTTACGGACTGGTAATATTCGGCCCATTCATCATACCCGTTTTTTTTACGCCCGCCCGGGCGAGATAATTTATTCCATCTCAAAGTCTTTACCCCCCCGACCTATCGCTGCCAAATCAATAACAGCTGGTTTATCATATATATATTTGAGGGGGTGGACAAATATGACAAGCTTATAGCCGGTGCAGAATAAAATTAACCCGGTCGTGCAGCATAACCACGGCCACCTGTTCCGCCGTTTCATAACCCTCGGCCTCAACGGTAACCAAATAGGTGCCCGGGGTTATTTCATTAAAGAGGTAACTCCCGTCCCGTTCGGTGGTAGTGGAAAAAAGCACCTCTCGCCCGTTAAACTCTCTGATGCTGACCAGGGCACCACCAACGGCGGCATTGCGGGAAAATTCAGTTACCATCCCTTCTA includes:
- a CDS encoding M50 family metallopeptidase; protein product: MRLGRVFGVDIYLNPFFLALLALFFVAGVLDRGLVAFGVVLVHEMAHALVARHLGITANEVELLPFGGVARAGTELQVDPLRETYTALAGPASNLAMITLAVALKNYGLWHSDLGPFFLQCNLLMAAFNLLPALPLDGGRILRSYLASRIGITPATYRTALLGQAFAVLIVLVSVPGIWWGACGLDIPVTAFFLFYAATRERSAAPYLFVQLLMRKQQELRREGVLPVKQLVAMENIPLGQLIQPFLPRRFHLVTVLDRRWHYMGTINELTIIDALLNRGADVPVGELVKK
- a CDS encoding TIGR03960 family B12-binding radical SAM protein encodes the protein MEKQLDKILRRVQKPGRYSGGEWNAVRKDWQSTDVKMAFAFPDVYEVGMSHLGLQILYGMVNDREDALLERVFAPWPDMEEQLRNTGLPLTSLESRRPLRDFDIIGFTLQYELSFTNILNMLDLAGIPLRSADRAGGDYPLVVAGGPCAFNPEPIADFIDVFVIGEGEEAVNELLDAYLSARRSGEGRRDLLLRLAGCDGFYVPSLYRVEYNEQGTVHMVTPVGKNVPALVRKRVVADMDAAYFPTRMVVPAIESVHDRAMLEVQRGCTRGCRFCQAGVIYRPVREKEPQTLLRHAGELLCSTGWGEISLTSLSTSDYSRVAPLVSELIKQHGPAGVNVSLPSLRVDAFSVGLAREVQKVRRSSLTFAPEAGTQRLRDVINKGVTEDNLMEAVEAAFTAGWHSIKLYFMIGLPTETDEDLHGIANLARRVLNKGHALVRAKGRLKVTVSVSSFVPKSHTAFQWEPQNTMAELKRKQALLRDLLRGRGLVFKWHDPQSSFLEAVLSRGDRRLAPAIEAAWQNGARFDGWSEFFDLGKWQRAFESTGVDPRWYAYHRYEYNDTLPWDHISAGVSKKYLVREHRRSMEGAITPDCRNGRCPGCGLCTTLATKPYLAGGETVAPLPDTVQ
- a CDS encoding murein hydrolase activator EnvC family protein gives rise to the protein MRWNKLSRPGGRKKNGYDEWAEYYQSVKGRRPPAPSYKRPKRPGGLFRISAVLVILAMLMVVRYYPHPVGEQVRDNLRYLLTAQWDFRPVLDKSIQLAAQLVNWDNPVIHGPGTGIDASPVTGDGLVQEELSLPVSGTVVGQFGWTESPVDNMERYHAGIDISASPGAPVYAALAGKVERIAEDKELGQYILINHGAGTYTLYGCVADVTVEEGQQVQAGQAIASVGENGDVPGGGLHFELRENGKLVDPLARMDINGE